A window of Thermosynechococcus sp. NK55a contains these coding sequences:
- a CDS encoding O-antigen ligase family protein — MSQGESWQEKAARQEGILLGLLSAAGYALFTLLPDSHSLMVAWPWVLLWQAAVGVPLLWFLQVLAYQRRVQPLGNGFDGVVLLLLLALGISGTLSAFPNQARWYGWALLGGIAVLYPLGAWLRTPERRWQIVGFQGYLTALVILVSLSLWLGTTIATAIFDTPQGLPPHLNGDSLELRNWAPFGHQNYVAGYLLLALPLVGLLAIEAEASEPWWRSRPFWIAVLLLGLVTLYTTFSRGGGLGLLAMVIPLGVGWIWHYRRQRRSGWGFLALVGLAVVALANDRLRRSLAALLQGGQGSELAYRWITSMVGWRMGAAHPLRGNGLGSVPLWYQHYRPGWAGREAEWIYQLHSTPVQLWAELGIGGTAALALGVGLLVYWGSRYRRWWPNLEEREQRLAIALYLALWGYGVLSLTDFQLDNVGIGGLFLIELTLLTTLIRSGQGQIPPERLRTRWALSLVAAGLGITVAMAAWLTPIHRAWSSSSEGFLALLTRPPDWNQFSEKLFHAQELAPWEPYYPLQLGWNYGQRAMMTDNPTAQGNLLRTAILEFEKGIALSPHLEFGYSNLAWLYWRSGNFAAAIPTFVKAAQLVPAKRGNFLGLGLALIGADQPQLATQALTLEVLRHPIFITSPAWRVAPLAPFYQPVLKAVTERYRQLGQEIPSDRPAGNYVRQVSTLLRWWQGELPSAADPLAVWLRPLANPRETTLKAPTTLAVFLKAWAAPNNRRDLLASIWSGSPEQLEQLVRSMTGQPTPLDWLRSAAPAVAITYTRAGFGVNSRHIDGPQPTDFFIAIDNLPMVTLFAPLWPDNYFLPELDQALEGDRQRLIAALHQIKADTHASAGHKDIESQ, encoded by the coding sequence ATGAGCCAGGGGGAAAGCTGGCAGGAAAAAGCCGCTAGGCAAGAGGGGATATTGCTGGGGCTCCTCAGCGCAGCCGGCTATGCCCTTTTTACCCTTCTGCCGGACAGTCACAGCCTAATGGTGGCTTGGCCTTGGGTACTCCTGTGGCAAGCGGCAGTGGGGGTGCCTCTCCTTTGGTTTTTGCAGGTGTTGGCCTATCAACGGCGGGTGCAGCCCTTGGGGAATGGCTTTGATGGCGTGGTGCTGTTACTCCTGTTGGCATTGGGGATTTCCGGAACCCTGAGTGCCTTTCCCAATCAGGCTCGCTGGTATGGCTGGGCACTCTTGGGGGGAATCGCTGTCCTTTATCCCCTAGGGGCTTGGTTGCGCACTCCAGAGCGACGCTGGCAAATCGTGGGCTTTCAAGGCTATCTCACTGCCCTCGTGATCCTTGTCAGTTTAAGTCTTTGGTTGGGCACAACGATCGCCACGGCAATTTTCGATACCCCCCAAGGATTACCCCCCCACCTCAATGGGGACAGTTTGGAACTCCGCAACTGGGCACCCTTTGGCCACCAAAACTATGTGGCGGGCTATCTGCTGCTAGCGTTACCTTTGGTGGGACTTTTGGCCATTGAAGCAGAAGCCAGTGAACCGTGGTGGCGATCGCGCCCATTTTGGATTGCCGTGCTGCTTTTGGGTCTAGTCACCCTCTACACCACATTTTCACGGGGGGGCGGCCTCGGCTTGCTGGCAATGGTGATTCCCCTTGGGGTGGGTTGGATTTGGCACTATCGCCGCCAGCGCCGCTCTGGGTGGGGATTCTTGGCTTTGGTGGGCTTAGCGGTGGTTGCTCTGGCCAACGATCGCCTCCGACGCAGCTTAGCGGCTCTTTTGCAGGGCGGACAAGGGAGCGAACTGGCCTACCGCTGGATTACCAGTATGGTTGGCTGGCGCATGGGAGCTGCCCACCCTCTTAGGGGGAATGGCTTGGGCAGTGTGCCCCTCTGGTATCAGCACTATCGTCCGGGCTGGGCTGGCCGCGAAGCGGAGTGGATTTATCAGCTCCACAGTACTCCTGTGCAACTGTGGGCAGAGCTGGGGATTGGTGGGACAGCCGCTTTGGCTTTAGGGGTAGGGCTCCTCGTCTATTGGGGCAGCCGCTACCGTCGCTGGTGGCCGAACTTAGAAGAGCGGGAACAACGGCTGGCGATCGCCCTCTACCTCGCCCTTTGGGGCTATGGGGTTCTCAGTCTCACGGATTTTCAGCTCGATAACGTCGGTATTGGTGGTCTCTTTCTGATTGAACTGACACTCCTAACCACCCTGATTCGCAGTGGTCAAGGTCAAATCCCTCCCGAGCGGTTACGAACCCGCTGGGCACTCTCTCTGGTGGCTGCTGGTCTGGGGATCACCGTGGCAATGGCGGCTTGGCTCACCCCCATTCATCGCGCTTGGAGCAGCAGCAGCGAAGGCTTCCTAGCACTTTTGACGCGCCCCCCCGACTGGAATCAATTTAGCGAAAAGCTCTTCCATGCCCAGGAACTCGCCCCTTGGGAACCCTACTATCCGCTGCAACTGGGCTGGAACTATGGTCAACGAGCCATGATGACAGATAACCCCACGGCCCAGGGCAATCTCTTGCGTACTGCCATCCTGGAGTTTGAGAAGGGCATTGCCCTGTCTCCCCACCTTGAGTTTGGCTATAGTAATCTGGCATGGCTTTACTGGCGCAGTGGCAATTTTGCAGCAGCAATTCCTACCTTTGTGAAAGCGGCTCAATTGGTACCCGCTAAACGGGGGAATTTTCTGGGACTAGGCTTAGCCCTCATTGGTGCTGATCAACCCCAACTTGCCACCCAAGCCTTGACCCTTGAGGTGCTGCGCCATCCCATCTTCATCACCAGTCCAGCTTGGCGGGTGGCCCCTTTGGCGCCCTTTTACCAACCAGTTCTGAAGGCGGTCACGGAGCGCTATCGTCAGCTAGGGCAAGAAATTCCCAGCGATCGCCCTGCCGGAAACTATGTGCGTCAGGTGTCAACCCTGCTGCGCTGGTGGCAAGGGGAATTGCCCTCGGCTGCTGACCCCCTCGCTGTGTGGCTGCGCCCCTTGGCCAACCCCAGGGAGACGACACTCAAGGCTCCCACAACGCTGGCAGTCTTTCTCAAGGCGTGGGCTGCCCCCAACAACCGCCGTGACCTCTTGGCCTCCATTTGGTCGGGTAGCCCAGAGCAACTGGAACAACTCGTGCGCTCCATGACTGGTCAGCCAACCCCCCTTGATTGGCTGCGTTCTGCGGCACCTGCCGTTGCCATTACCTATACCCGCGCCGGTTTTGGCGTGAATAGCCGCCACATTGATGGCCCTCAACCCACAGACTTTTTCATTGCCATTGACAACTTGCCGATGGTAACTCTGTTTGCACCGCTGTGGCCAGACAACTACTTTTTGCCCGAACTGGATCAAGCGCTAGAGGGCGATCGCCAGCGTCTTATTGCTGCCCTGCACCAAATCAAGGCCGACACCCATGCATCAGCCGGGCACAAAGACATCGAGAGTCAGTAG